In one Zalophus californianus isolate mZalCal1 chromosome 10, mZalCal1.pri.v2, whole genome shotgun sequence genomic region, the following are encoded:
- the RGS16 gene encoding regulator of G-protein signaling 16 isoform X2: protein MCRTLAAFPTTCLERAKEFKTRLGIFLHKSELGSDTGSVGKFEWSCKHSKEGNFSEDVLGWKESFDLLLSSRNGVAAFHAFLKTEFSEENLEFWLACEEFKKLRSATKLASRAHKIFEEFICREAPKEVNIDHETRELTRMNLQAVTATCFDVAQGKTRTLMEKDSYPRFLKSPAYRDLAARASATAASPASGGPAEPLHT from the exons ATGTGCCGGACCCTTGCCGCCTTCCCCACCACCTGTCTGGAGAG AGCCAAAGAGTTCAAGACACGGCTGGGGATCTTTCTTCACAAATCAGAGCTGGGCTCTGATACTGGGAGTGTTGGCAAGTTCGAGTGGAGCTGCAAACACAGCAAAGAGGG aaacttctCAGAAGATGTGCTGGGGTGGAAAGAGTCATTTGACTTGCTACTGAGCAGTAGAA ATGGTGTGGCTGCCTTCCACGCTTTCCTGAAGACGGAGTTCAGTGAGGAGAACCTGGAGTTCTGGCTGGCCTGTGAGGAGTTCAAGAAGCTCCGGTCAGCTACCAAGCTGGCCTCCCGGGCTCACAAGATCTTTGAGGAATTTATCTGCCGTGAAGCCCCCAAAGAG GTGAACATAGACCACGAGACCAGGGAGCTGACCAGGATGAACCTGCAGGCTGTCACGGCCACATGCTTCGATGTGGCTCAGGGGAAGACTCGCACCCTGATGGAGAAGGACTCCTATCCACGCTTCCTGAAGTCCCCTGCTTACCGGGACCTGGCGGCCCGAGCCTCGGCCACCGCTGCCTCTCCAGCCAGCGGCGGCCCCGCAGAGCCCTTGCACACTTGA
- the RGS16 gene encoding regulator of G-protein signaling 16 isoform X1 produces the protein MCRTLAAFPTTCLERAKEFKTRLGIFLHKSELGSDTGSVGKFEWSCKHSKEGRNFSEDVLGWKESFDLLLSSRNGVAAFHAFLKTEFSEENLEFWLACEEFKKLRSATKLASRAHKIFEEFICREAPKEVNIDHETRELTRMNLQAVTATCFDVAQGKTRTLMEKDSYPRFLKSPAYRDLAARASATAASPASGGPAEPLHT, from the exons ATGTGCCGGACCCTTGCCGCCTTCCCCACCACCTGTCTGGAGAG AGCCAAAGAGTTCAAGACACGGCTGGGGATCTTTCTTCACAAATCAGAGCTGGGCTCTGATACTGGGAGTGTTGGCAAGTTCGAGTGGAGCTGCAAACACAGCAAAGAGGG cagaaacttctCAGAAGATGTGCTGGGGTGGAAAGAGTCATTTGACTTGCTACTGAGCAGTAGAA ATGGTGTGGCTGCCTTCCACGCTTTCCTGAAGACGGAGTTCAGTGAGGAGAACCTGGAGTTCTGGCTGGCCTGTGAGGAGTTCAAGAAGCTCCGGTCAGCTACCAAGCTGGCCTCCCGGGCTCACAAGATCTTTGAGGAATTTATCTGCCGTGAAGCCCCCAAAGAG GTGAACATAGACCACGAGACCAGGGAGCTGACCAGGATGAACCTGCAGGCTGTCACGGCCACATGCTTCGATGTGGCTCAGGGGAAGACTCGCACCCTGATGGAGAAGGACTCCTATCCACGCTTCCTGAAGTCCCCTGCTTACCGGGACCTGGCGGCCCGAGCCTCGGCCACCGCTGCCTCTCCAGCCAGCGGCGGCCCCGCAGAGCCCTTGCACACTTGA